The Rheinheimera mangrovi genome contains the following window.
AGTTAAAACAATACATCAGCACTCAGTCTGTCGGCAATGCAGTGATAGTGATGGGGGATACCAATACCCGTTATACCCGTGAAGGTGACAATATCCGTGAGTTACTGGGCTTAGGCTTTACCGATACCTGGGTGGAATTGTATCGCTCTGGCGATATTCCAGCTTTGGGGGCTGATGCTTTGGTTTGCGATCCAAAAATCAGCGCAGCGAACTGTGAAATTGTCGATAAAGTGCTGTATCGCGACAATGGCTATCTGAACCTGCAATTGCTGGACTATCAGGTGCGTCAGGACGATGAAACTCCGGAAGGATTGAAATTGTCAGATCATCCGCCTGTGTCGGCAAACTGGAGTTACAGCACGCCAGCCAACCGGAAAATGAGTGACCAGTTTGGTGGCGATGGTGGAGTGTCCTTTAATACGGTCAGCCAGTTACCTGCTACGCCAAAAGTCAGCCAAATCAGCGTGCGTAGTGGCAGCAGAGTGGATCAGGTCGGGCTACAGCTGACGAATGGCCAAAGCTTTAGCCATGGTGGTAACGGCGGCACATTAAACAGCTTAACCCTGAATAGCGGTGAATACCTGAAGTCGGTAACTTTGTGTCAGGGCAATCGTAATGGCGCTATGCGGATTTTTTACACCAGCCTGCAAACCAGTGCG
Protein-coding sequences here:
- a CDS encoding jacalin-like lectin, with the protein product MHLKSVLIGLGISCCVAAPAAAQQSGSFDTLSYNVAGLLELFSSAESDRQAATEQISCYVNDFDIVNVQEDFNYHAALYDTCNTHPYRSATTGGMGIGSGLNSMSHLPFSSLKRVKWNHCNGVDCLTPKGFTLMQVRLAEGVYVDIYNLHTQAQVETADLTARRNNILQLKQYISTQSVGNAVIVMGDTNTRYTREGDNIRELLGLGFTDTWVELYRSGDIPALGADALVCDPKISAANCEIVDKVLYRDNGYLNLQLLDYQVRQDDETPEGLKLSDHPPVSANWSYSTPANRKMSDQFGGDGGVSFNTVSQLPATPKVSQISVRSGSRVDQVGLQLTNGQSFSHGGNGGTLNSLTLNSGEYLKSVTLCQGNRNGAMRIFYTSLQTSAGRSVTGGSQTSNCTSHQAPAGWQISGFHGRAETELDKLGVIYSPVAL